In the Acanthopagrus latus isolate v.2019 chromosome 23, fAcaLat1.1, whole genome shotgun sequence genome, one interval contains:
- the unkl gene encoding putative E3 ubiquitin-protein ligase UNKL isoform X2, translated as MPSVSKTAANASPQTEKPTHYTYLKEFRTEQCPLFLQHKCTQHRPFTCFNWHFLNQRRRRPIRRRDGTFNYSPDVYCTKYDETTGICPDGDDCPYLHRTTGDTERKYHLRYYKTGTCIHETDARGHCVKNGLHCAFAHGPHDLRPPVYDIREIQAQEALQNGQLGSGEGIPDLQPGVLASQAMIEKTLTEDPRWQDTNFVLANYKTDQCTKPPRLCRQGYACPHYHNSRDRRRNPRKFKYRSTPCPNVKHGDEWGEPSKCDSGDSCQYCHSRTEQQFHPEIYKSTKCNDMRQTGYCPRGPFCAFAHVERIPSTEETMSSLLTVIQSSSQSHLGSQYSECPVSEWNSGGNSTNATSSNGQVGSVSCSNSSTVTPSSGSDSLLSPVGSISRPKSLTNSSLCSESTTSSVSSLTSNYPKAPGFEREDQIKNKGQVDQKLMDQEKQTHNTVFSAVNPLASSFTSSITSSLASSIGSESSSPTTLSTMNAKATPFYPGSNTVESVIGSALDLNFSDINVASLDKELEEQDNSVGLASQRVLGGSAPVNIPGSLARSSSFNSSSSLSTSPLSSLSQSLSQSLLSAAVSQQNQPSNMLAKQEHGLLGTPTSSSQNSLGLNGGASSIWDFVSGSFSPSPSPVFSSLTSTTSSADLARLFRELDEAKKKIKQWEEAWHQVKQACEACQKDAHEAKEQAKTAEAERQLAEQKWEETERKLKELQGDFDVLCRTPGTPLLRSYGELEQLPLSKLHSIQSQLRNDLDLVDGVIYQLQSKKCIVCQKHDRCIVLQPCQHYVLCENCAPSKTECPYCRTKILKW; from the exons atgCCGTCGGTTTCGAAAACGGCGGCCAATGCGTCCCCTCAAACCGAGAAACCTACCCACTATAC CTACTTGAAGGAGTTCAGGACAGAGCAGTGCCCGTTGTTCCTCCAGCACAAGTGTACGCAGCACAGACCCTTTACGTGCTTTAATTGGCATTTTCTCAACCAGCGGCGGAGGCGACCCATAAGGAGAAGAGACGGAACTTTTAACTACAGCCCCGACGTGTACTGCACGAAATACGACGAGACCACAGGCATCTGCCCGGATGGAGATGA CTGTCCCTATTTACACCGGACCACTGGTGACACAGAGCGCAAGTACCATCTACGCTATTACAAGACTGGCACTTGTATCCATGAGACGGATGCTCGAGGGCATTGTGTGAAGAATGGCCTCCACTGTGCTTTTGCTCACGGGCCACATGATCTCCGACCTCCAGTCTATGATATCAG AGAGATCCAAGCACAAGAGGCTCTTCAAAATGGACAGTTGGGTTCTGGGGAAGGTATTCCTGATCTTCAGCCTGGTGTATTAGCCAGCCAAGCTATGATTGAGAAAACTCTGACAGAAGACCCCCGATGGCAAG ATACCAACTTTGTTTTAGCCAACTATAAAACAGATCAATGTACTAAGCCCCCAAGACTATGCAGACAGGGCTACGCTTGCCCCCACTACCACAACAGTAGAGATCGAAGAAGAAATCCTAGAAAGTTCAAGTATAG GTCAACTCCTTGTCCTAATGTGAAACATGGGGATGAATGGGGCGAGCCCTCAAAGTGTGACAGTGGAGACAGTTGCCAGTATTGTCACTCTCGCACTGAACAGCAGTTTCACCCAGAG ATCTACAAATCTACCAAATGCAATGATATGCGACAAACTGGATACTGTCCCAGAGGGCCGTTTTGTGCATTTGCACATGTAGAAA GAATTCCATCTACAGAAGAGACCATGAGCTCATTGCTAACAGTGATACAGTCAAGTTCACAGTCCCATCTGGGTTCTCAGTATTCAGAGTGTCCGGTCAGTGAGTGGAACAGTGGAGGCAACTCCACCAACGCAACCAGTAGCAACGGACAAGTAGGAAGT GTTTCATGTTCTAATAGCTCAACTGTAACTCCAAGCTCAGGAAGCGACAGTTTGTTATCCCCAGTGGGATCCATCAGCAGGCCCAAATCCTTAACTAATAGTAGTTTATGTTCAGAGTCCACCACATCCAGTGTCTCATCTCTGACGTCTAACTATCCCAAAGCTCCGGGCTTTGAACGAGAGGATCAG aTTAAGAACAAGGGACAAGTGGATCAGAAATTGATGGACCAAGAAAAACAG ACACACAATACTGTATTCTCTGCGGTGAACCCTTTGGCATCAAGCTTTACCTCCAGTATAACATCCAGCTTGGCCTCCAGTATTGGCTCAGAAAGTTCCTCCCCCACCACCTTATCAACAATGAATGCAAAAGCCACTCCTTTCTACCCAGGGAGCAACACAGTGGAGTCTGTCATAg GATCCGCCCTGGACCTCAACTTCAGTGACATTAATGTTGCATCTCTTGATAAGGAGTTAGAGGAGCAAGACAACAGTGTAGGACTCGCAA GTCAAAGGGTGCTAGGTGGGTCAGCTCCAGTAAACATTCCCGGCTCCCTAGCCCGATCATCCTCTTTTAATTCCTCGTCATCACTCTCCACCTCCCCGCTAAGCTCCCTCTCCCAGTCGCTATCACAGTCCCTGCTGTCTGCAGCGGTATCGCAGCAAAATCAACCTTCAAACATGTTAGCCAAGCAAGAGCATGGCCTCCTGGGAacacccacctcctcctcccagaaCTCTTTGG GCTTGAACGGAGGGGCTAGCAGCATTTGGGACTTTGTAAGTGGCAGCTTTTCACCGAGTCCATCTCCAGTTTTCAGCAGCCTAACCTCCACAACCAGCAGCGCTGATCTGGCACGCCTTTTTAGAGAGCTGGATGAGGCCAAGAAGAAGATCAAACAATGGGAGGAGGCCTGGCATCAAGTCAAACAA GCCTGTGAAGCTTGCCAGAAAGACGCTCATGAAGCAAAGGAACAAGCAAAAACAGCTGAGGCGGAGCGGCAGCTGGCAGAACAGAAATGGGAGGAAACAGAACGCAAGCTGAAAGAGCTCCAAGGGGACTTTGATGTGCTTTGTCGCACCCCTGGAACACCTCTTCTACGTAGCTATGGAGAGCTGGAGCAGCTCCCGTTGTCAAAGCTTCACTCCATCCAGAGTCAGCTGCGTAATGACCTAGACCTTGTAGATGGG GTAATATATCAGCTTCAGTCAAAGAAATGTATAGTTTGCCAAAAGCATGATCGTTGCATTGTTCTGCAGCCTTGCCAACATTATGTACTATGTGAGAACTGTGCACCTAGTAAAACAGAATGTCCCTACTGTAGAACAAAAATATTGAAGTGGTGA
- the unkl gene encoding putative E3 ubiquitin-protein ligase UNKL isoform X1, protein MPSVSKTAANASPQTEKPTHYTYLKEFRTEQCPLFLQHKCTQHRPFTCFNWHFLNQRRRRPIRRRDGTFNYSPDVYCTKYDETTGICPDGDDCPYLHRTTGDTERKYHLRYYKTGTCIHETDARGHCVKNGLHCAFAHGPHDLRPPVYDIREIQAQEALQNGQLGSGEGIPDLQPGVLASQAMIEKTLTEDPRWQDTNFVLANYKTDQCTKPPRLCRQGYACPHYHNSRDRRRNPRKFKYRSTPCPNVKHGDEWGEPSKCDSGDSCQYCHSRTEQQFHPEIYKSTKCNDMRQTGYCPRGPFCAFAHVERIPSTEETMSSLLTVIQSSSQSHLGSQYSECPVSEWNSGGNSTNATSSNGQVGSVSCSNSSTVTPSSGSDSLLSPVGSISRPKSLTNSSLCSESTTSSVSSLTSNYPKAPGFEREDQIKNKGQVDQKLMDQEKQTHNTVFSAVNPLASSFTSSITSSLASSIGSESSSPTTLSTMNAKATPFYPGSNTVESVIGMFRFPTGSALDLNFSDINVASLDKELEEQDNSVGLASQRVLGGSAPVNIPGSLARSSSFNSSSSLSTSPLSSLSQSLSQSLLSAAVSQQNQPSNMLAKQEHGLLGTPTSSSQNSLGLNGGASSIWDFVSGSFSPSPSPVFSSLTSTTSSADLARLFRELDEAKKKIKQWEEAWHQVKQACEACQKDAHEAKEQAKTAEAERQLAEQKWEETERKLKELQGDFDVLCRTPGTPLLRSYGELEQLPLSKLHSIQSQLRNDLDLVDGVIYQLQSKKCIVCQKHDRCIVLQPCQHYVLCENCAPSKTECPYCRTKILKW, encoded by the exons atgCCGTCGGTTTCGAAAACGGCGGCCAATGCGTCCCCTCAAACCGAGAAACCTACCCACTATAC CTACTTGAAGGAGTTCAGGACAGAGCAGTGCCCGTTGTTCCTCCAGCACAAGTGTACGCAGCACAGACCCTTTACGTGCTTTAATTGGCATTTTCTCAACCAGCGGCGGAGGCGACCCATAAGGAGAAGAGACGGAACTTTTAACTACAGCCCCGACGTGTACTGCACGAAATACGACGAGACCACAGGCATCTGCCCGGATGGAGATGA CTGTCCCTATTTACACCGGACCACTGGTGACACAGAGCGCAAGTACCATCTACGCTATTACAAGACTGGCACTTGTATCCATGAGACGGATGCTCGAGGGCATTGTGTGAAGAATGGCCTCCACTGTGCTTTTGCTCACGGGCCACATGATCTCCGACCTCCAGTCTATGATATCAG AGAGATCCAAGCACAAGAGGCTCTTCAAAATGGACAGTTGGGTTCTGGGGAAGGTATTCCTGATCTTCAGCCTGGTGTATTAGCCAGCCAAGCTATGATTGAGAAAACTCTGACAGAAGACCCCCGATGGCAAG ATACCAACTTTGTTTTAGCCAACTATAAAACAGATCAATGTACTAAGCCCCCAAGACTATGCAGACAGGGCTACGCTTGCCCCCACTACCACAACAGTAGAGATCGAAGAAGAAATCCTAGAAAGTTCAAGTATAG GTCAACTCCTTGTCCTAATGTGAAACATGGGGATGAATGGGGCGAGCCCTCAAAGTGTGACAGTGGAGACAGTTGCCAGTATTGTCACTCTCGCACTGAACAGCAGTTTCACCCAGAG ATCTACAAATCTACCAAATGCAATGATATGCGACAAACTGGATACTGTCCCAGAGGGCCGTTTTGTGCATTTGCACATGTAGAAA GAATTCCATCTACAGAAGAGACCATGAGCTCATTGCTAACAGTGATACAGTCAAGTTCACAGTCCCATCTGGGTTCTCAGTATTCAGAGTGTCCGGTCAGTGAGTGGAACAGTGGAGGCAACTCCACCAACGCAACCAGTAGCAACGGACAAGTAGGAAGT GTTTCATGTTCTAATAGCTCAACTGTAACTCCAAGCTCAGGAAGCGACAGTTTGTTATCCCCAGTGGGATCCATCAGCAGGCCCAAATCCTTAACTAATAGTAGTTTATGTTCAGAGTCCACCACATCCAGTGTCTCATCTCTGACGTCTAACTATCCCAAAGCTCCGGGCTTTGAACGAGAGGATCAG aTTAAGAACAAGGGACAAGTGGATCAGAAATTGATGGACCAAGAAAAACAG ACACACAATACTGTATTCTCTGCGGTGAACCCTTTGGCATCAAGCTTTACCTCCAGTATAACATCCAGCTTGGCCTCCAGTATTGGCTCAGAAAGTTCCTCCCCCACCACCTTATCAACAATGAATGCAAAAGCCACTCCTTTCTACCCAGGGAGCAACACAGTGGAGTCTGTCATAg GTATGTTTCGTTTTCCCACAGGATCCGCCCTGGACCTCAACTTCAGTGACATTAATGTTGCATCTCTTGATAAGGAGTTAGAGGAGCAAGACAACAGTGTAGGACTCGCAA GTCAAAGGGTGCTAGGTGGGTCAGCTCCAGTAAACATTCCCGGCTCCCTAGCCCGATCATCCTCTTTTAATTCCTCGTCATCACTCTCCACCTCCCCGCTAAGCTCCCTCTCCCAGTCGCTATCACAGTCCCTGCTGTCTGCAGCGGTATCGCAGCAAAATCAACCTTCAAACATGTTAGCCAAGCAAGAGCATGGCCTCCTGGGAacacccacctcctcctcccagaaCTCTTTGG GCTTGAACGGAGGGGCTAGCAGCATTTGGGACTTTGTAAGTGGCAGCTTTTCACCGAGTCCATCTCCAGTTTTCAGCAGCCTAACCTCCACAACCAGCAGCGCTGATCTGGCACGCCTTTTTAGAGAGCTGGATGAGGCCAAGAAGAAGATCAAACAATGGGAGGAGGCCTGGCATCAAGTCAAACAA GCCTGTGAAGCTTGCCAGAAAGACGCTCATGAAGCAAAGGAACAAGCAAAAACAGCTGAGGCGGAGCGGCAGCTGGCAGAACAGAAATGGGAGGAAACAGAACGCAAGCTGAAAGAGCTCCAAGGGGACTTTGATGTGCTTTGTCGCACCCCTGGAACACCTCTTCTACGTAGCTATGGAGAGCTGGAGCAGCTCCCGTTGTCAAAGCTTCACTCCATCCAGAGTCAGCTGCGTAATGACCTAGACCTTGTAGATGGG GTAATATATCAGCTTCAGTCAAAGAAATGTATAGTTTGCCAAAAGCATGATCGTTGCATTGTTCTGCAGCCTTGCCAACATTATGTACTATGTGAGAACTGTGCACCTAGTAAAACAGAATGTCCCTACTGTAGAACAAAAATATTGAAGTGGTGA
- the gpr146 gene encoding probable G-protein coupled receptor 146, whose product MWICMVYNETDTSVDFRLCQDYGLILSVFSLIYLLVCFPLGLCYNALLVVVNLSNKVSMTMPDVYFVNMAIAGLVLNLVAPVELLSSTFTRWHAWEYNNEVYITLLILFNISSLVIMYSTTLLSLDYYIERALPRTYMSSVYNTKHVCGFIWGGAVLTSFSSLLFYVCNHISTKMVECSKMQNKEAADAIMMFIGYVVPAVAVLYAFVLILRIRKESTPLDQDSARLDPSIHRLLLASVCVQFVLWTPYYMTLLVHTVAGAPGYISNVHYLPTYYFLRCVSKLLAFSSSFAMPLMYRQMNKNFSNKLQRLLRRLHCGDQSCPHERSTVQQVVT is encoded by the coding sequence ATGTGGATCTGCATGGTTTACAATGAGACGGACACTAGCGTGGACTTCCGCCTCTGCCAGGACTATGGCCTCATCCTGTCAGTCTTCTCCCTCATCTACCTCCTGGTGTGCTTCCCATTGGGGCTGTGCTACAATGCGCTGCTGGTCGTGGTCAACCTCTCCAACAAGGTGTCCATGACCATGCCGGATGTTTATTTCGTCAACATGGCCATTGCGGGCCTTGTGCTCAACCTAGTGGCGCCCGTGGAGCTGCTGAGCTCCACCTTCACCCGCTGGCACGCATGGGAGTACAACAATGAGGTCTACATCACCTTGCTCATCCTCTTCAATATCTCCTCTCTGGTCATCATGTATTCCACCACGCTGCTCAGTCTGGACTACTATATAGAGCGTGCGCTGCCTCGCACATACATGTCCAGTGTGTATAACACCAAACATGTGTGTGGGTTCATCTGGGGTGGGGCGGTGCTCACTAGCTTCTCTTCGCTGCTCTTCTATGTGTGCAACCACATCTCCACTAAGATGGTCGAGTGCTCCAAAATGCAGAACAAGGAGGCAGCAGACGCCATCATGATGTTTATTGGCTACGTGGTTCCAGCTGTGGCCGTTCTTTATGCCTTTGTGCTCATTTTGCGCATTAGGAAGGAGTCTACACCTCTGGATCAGGACTCCGCTCGCTTGGACCCTTCTATCCACAGATTGCTGCTAGCCTCAGTCTGTGTGCAGTTCGTACTGTGGACCCCTTACTACATGACCCTGTTGGTACACACTGTAGCCGGTGCACCAGGGTACATTAGCAACGTACATTACTTACCTACCTATTATTTCTTAAGATGTGTGTCAAAACTGCTGGCTTTCTCTAGCAGCTTTGCCATGCCTCTCATGTACAGGCAGATGAACAAAAACTTCTCCAACAAGCTTCAGCGGCTGCTCAGGAGGCTGCACTGTGGAGACCAGTCCTGCCCTCATGAACGCTCAACAGTGCAGCAAGTGGTGACGTGA
- the unkl gene encoding putative E3 ubiquitin-protein ligase UNKL isoform X3, producing MPSVSKTAANASPQTEKPTHYTYLKEFRTEQCPLFLQHKCTQHRPFTCFNWHFLNQRRRRPIRRRDGTFNYSPDVYCTKYDETTGICPDGDDCPYLHRTTGDTERKYHLRYYKTGTCIHETDARGHCVKNGLHCAFAHGPHDLRPPVYDIREIQAQEALQNGQLGSGEGIPDLQPGVLASQAMIEKTLTEDPRWQDTNFVLANYKTDQCTKPPRLCRQGYACPHYHNSRDRRRNPRKFKYRSTPCPNVKHGDEWGEPSKCDSGDSCQYCHSRTEQQFHPEIYKSTKCNDMRQTGYCPRGPFCAFAHVERIPSTEETMSSLLTVIQSSSQSHLGSQYSECPVSEWNSGGNSTNATSSNGQVGSIKNKGQVDQKLMDQEKQTHNTVFSAVNPLASSFTSSITSSLASSIGSESSSPTTLSTMNAKATPFYPGSNTVESVIGMFRFPTGSALDLNFSDINVASLDKELEEQDNSVGLASQRVLGGSAPVNIPGSLARSSSFNSSSSLSTSPLSSLSQSLSQSLLSAAVSQQNQPSNMLAKQEHGLLGTPTSSSQNSLGLNGGASSIWDFVSGSFSPSPSPVFSSLTSTTSSADLARLFRELDEAKKKIKQWEEAWHQVKQACEACQKDAHEAKEQAKTAEAERQLAEQKWEETERKLKELQGDFDVLCRTPGTPLLRSYGELEQLPLSKLHSIQSQLRNDLDLVDGVIYQLQSKKCIVCQKHDRCIVLQPCQHYVLCENCAPSKTECPYCRTKILKW from the exons atgCCGTCGGTTTCGAAAACGGCGGCCAATGCGTCCCCTCAAACCGAGAAACCTACCCACTATAC CTACTTGAAGGAGTTCAGGACAGAGCAGTGCCCGTTGTTCCTCCAGCACAAGTGTACGCAGCACAGACCCTTTACGTGCTTTAATTGGCATTTTCTCAACCAGCGGCGGAGGCGACCCATAAGGAGAAGAGACGGAACTTTTAACTACAGCCCCGACGTGTACTGCACGAAATACGACGAGACCACAGGCATCTGCCCGGATGGAGATGA CTGTCCCTATTTACACCGGACCACTGGTGACACAGAGCGCAAGTACCATCTACGCTATTACAAGACTGGCACTTGTATCCATGAGACGGATGCTCGAGGGCATTGTGTGAAGAATGGCCTCCACTGTGCTTTTGCTCACGGGCCACATGATCTCCGACCTCCAGTCTATGATATCAG AGAGATCCAAGCACAAGAGGCTCTTCAAAATGGACAGTTGGGTTCTGGGGAAGGTATTCCTGATCTTCAGCCTGGTGTATTAGCCAGCCAAGCTATGATTGAGAAAACTCTGACAGAAGACCCCCGATGGCAAG ATACCAACTTTGTTTTAGCCAACTATAAAACAGATCAATGTACTAAGCCCCCAAGACTATGCAGACAGGGCTACGCTTGCCCCCACTACCACAACAGTAGAGATCGAAGAAGAAATCCTAGAAAGTTCAAGTATAG GTCAACTCCTTGTCCTAATGTGAAACATGGGGATGAATGGGGCGAGCCCTCAAAGTGTGACAGTGGAGACAGTTGCCAGTATTGTCACTCTCGCACTGAACAGCAGTTTCACCCAGAG ATCTACAAATCTACCAAATGCAATGATATGCGACAAACTGGATACTGTCCCAGAGGGCCGTTTTGTGCATTTGCACATGTAGAAA GAATTCCATCTACAGAAGAGACCATGAGCTCATTGCTAACAGTGATACAGTCAAGTTCACAGTCCCATCTGGGTTCTCAGTATTCAGAGTGTCCGGTCAGTGAGTGGAACAGTGGAGGCAACTCCACCAACGCAACCAGTAGCAACGGACAAGTAGGAAGT aTTAAGAACAAGGGACAAGTGGATCAGAAATTGATGGACCAAGAAAAACAG ACACACAATACTGTATTCTCTGCGGTGAACCCTTTGGCATCAAGCTTTACCTCCAGTATAACATCCAGCTTGGCCTCCAGTATTGGCTCAGAAAGTTCCTCCCCCACCACCTTATCAACAATGAATGCAAAAGCCACTCCTTTCTACCCAGGGAGCAACACAGTGGAGTCTGTCATAg GTATGTTTCGTTTTCCCACAGGATCCGCCCTGGACCTCAACTTCAGTGACATTAATGTTGCATCTCTTGATAAGGAGTTAGAGGAGCAAGACAACAGTGTAGGACTCGCAA GTCAAAGGGTGCTAGGTGGGTCAGCTCCAGTAAACATTCCCGGCTCCCTAGCCCGATCATCCTCTTTTAATTCCTCGTCATCACTCTCCACCTCCCCGCTAAGCTCCCTCTCCCAGTCGCTATCACAGTCCCTGCTGTCTGCAGCGGTATCGCAGCAAAATCAACCTTCAAACATGTTAGCCAAGCAAGAGCATGGCCTCCTGGGAacacccacctcctcctcccagaaCTCTTTGG GCTTGAACGGAGGGGCTAGCAGCATTTGGGACTTTGTAAGTGGCAGCTTTTCACCGAGTCCATCTCCAGTTTTCAGCAGCCTAACCTCCACAACCAGCAGCGCTGATCTGGCACGCCTTTTTAGAGAGCTGGATGAGGCCAAGAAGAAGATCAAACAATGGGAGGAGGCCTGGCATCAAGTCAAACAA GCCTGTGAAGCTTGCCAGAAAGACGCTCATGAAGCAAAGGAACAAGCAAAAACAGCTGAGGCGGAGCGGCAGCTGGCAGAACAGAAATGGGAGGAAACAGAACGCAAGCTGAAAGAGCTCCAAGGGGACTTTGATGTGCTTTGTCGCACCCCTGGAACACCTCTTCTACGTAGCTATGGAGAGCTGGAGCAGCTCCCGTTGTCAAAGCTTCACTCCATCCAGAGTCAGCTGCGTAATGACCTAGACCTTGTAGATGGG GTAATATATCAGCTTCAGTCAAAGAAATGTATAGTTTGCCAAAAGCATGATCGTTGCATTGTTCTGCAGCCTTGCCAACATTATGTACTATGTGAGAACTGTGCACCTAGTAAAACAGAATGTCCCTACTGTAGAACAAAAATATTGAAGTGGTGA
- the gper1 gene encoding G-protein coupled estrogen receptor 1: MWPMIQDSPTTVSMEVQTTSLVWIYVNSTEQLNTSYDYNTTYLTEDSDKYQSYIVGLFLSCLYTILLFPIGFIGNILILVVNLNHREKMTIPDLYFVNLAVADLILVADSLIEVFNLNEKYYDYAVLCTFMSLFLQVNMYSSIFFLTWMSFDRYVALANSMSSSPLRTMQHAKLSCGLIWMASILATLLPFTIVQTQHRGELHFCFANVFEIQWLEVTIGFLVPFSIIGLCYSLIGRILMRAQKHRGLWPRRQKALRMIVVVVLVFFICWLPENVFISIQLLQGTADPSRRTATTLWHDYPLTGHIVNLAAFSNSCLNPIIYSFLGETFRDKLRLFIKQKASWSVVNRFCHHGLNLRLPVRSEVSEV, translated from the coding sequence ATGTGGCCTATGATTCAAGACAGTCCAACCACAGTCAGTATGGAAGTGCAGACAACATCTCTGGTCTGGATATATGTTAACAGTACAGAACAACTGAACACTTCATATGATTACAACACCACGTATTTGACTGAAGACTCAGACAAATACCAGTCATATATTGTTGGTCTCTTCCTGTCCTGCCTGTACACCATCCTCCTCTTTCCTATCGGATTTATTGGCAACATCTTAATCCTGGTGGTGAACCTGAaccacagggagaagatgacCATCCCTGACCTTTACTTTGTTAACTTGGCTGTGGCTGACCTCATCCTGGTGGCAGATTCCCTCATTGAGGTCTTCAATCTGAATGAGAAGTATTATGACTACGCTGTCCTCTGCACCTTCATGTCCCTTTTCCTGCAGGTCAACATGTACAGCAGCATCTTCTTCCTCACGTGGATGAGCTTTGACCGTTACGTTGCCTTGGCTAACTCCATGAGCAGCAGCCCTCTGAGGACTATGCAGCATGCCAAGCTCAGCTGCGGCCTCATCTGGATGGCCTCGATCCTGGCCACCCTTCTCCCCTTCACCATTGTGCAGACACAGCACAGGGGGGAGCTGCACTTCTGCTTTGCCAATGTCTTTGAGATTCAGTGGCTGGAGGTAACCATTGGCTTTTTGGTGCCCTTCTCCATCATTGGTCTATGCTACTCTTTGATCGGGCGTATCCTCATGAGAGCTCAGAAACACCGTGGATTGTGGCCACGGCGGCAGAAGGCCCTGCGCATGATCGTGGTGGTGGTTCTGGTGTTCTTCATCTGCTGGCTGCCAGAGAATGTCTTCATCAgcatccagctgctgcagggcaCAGCTGACCCATCGCGGAGGACTGCTACCACCCTGTGGCATGACTACCCACTCACAGGCCACATTGTTAACCTGGCAGCTTTCTCCAACAGCTGCCTCAACCCCATTATCTACAGCTTTCTAGGAGAAACCTTCAGGGACAAGCTGCGTCTCTTCATTAAGCAGAAGGCCAGCTGGTCGGTAGTGAACCGCTTCTGCCACCACGGCCTCAATTTGCGCCTCCCTGTCAGGAGCGAAGTGTCAGAGGTGTGA